From the genome of Chelonoidis abingdonii isolate Lonesome George chromosome 13, CheloAbing_2.0, whole genome shotgun sequence:
atggacacactcagtagattataagctttgtaatgataccttacaagagaccttttgcctgaagcatattccagttacattatattcactctcattagcatattttcataaaatcatatagggTGCAACGTGACAACCCCATCAGCTGAATTATTTAAAAGTGGTTTGGATAAAGGACTACAAAATATACTGTGCAGAACAATCTCGCATTAGCCAGGAGATGAAGTAGATGAACGAATGCTGTAGAACTTATCCCACTCTAGTTACTGTGAGTGGTTCATTCAGTTCTTGGCTTCTTCAGTGAGACTGCCAACTAGCCCACCCCCCGTTGTCATGTCACCTGTCCACTAAAATTGGTCTGGGACCACCAAGCTTATTTTCACATAGTCCACCAAATAACCATCCAGATAGTAGCAGCTTTTAATAGGGTAtagatttgaactggtgacaCAGAGATGAAATATCCCAAATCCTATTGCCAGTCCTCTGAACAAAGTGATGTTACATGTAAAGGGAAACAAATGACCTTTATGATCATGCAAACCATTTATATATACATCATGAACATCATCTTCTGCAGATACTTTGTAGGTCTGTAGCATTTGGGAAAGCAGAATATTCCTGTGGGCATTATGAGGCCAGTCCTGAATCCTTTACTTAGGCTAAATTCCAATTGATTTCCACTGAAACAGCTCTGGGCTGTCAATCTGCTTCTCAGTACTATAAAATATCCCAGCCAGTGGGATGAAATAGCTGCTAATGAGAGACTCCAGCACCATTCACTGGCTGGAGATCCTGAAATAGCAATAGCGGGTTTTATGAAAATTCACTTTGAATAGATAGTTTCTTATCTAGGAACTATTAATTTAGTTAATTAAGGCATCACTGCCGGTTTCCTTTTCTGTTATAATCACATCCCTACTTTCCTAGGAACTTTAGTAGCATTAAAATCCCAAACTCCTAAAAGACTCCAGTTAGTGCAGGTCCTTTTTAATTATTAATGTACCCCAGTGTAGTTTATAATGGGttttaaatgattaatagatgtgATAAGTTGTAACAGATGTAAACAGTATGTGTTATAGAAGATTGTTATAAGCACATCAGTAGAAACTGTTCTAGATAGTTGTAAGCCCTGGTTATAAACAACCTATTAGATTCTGACAATCTGTAACCTTTCATTAGCTATATATTAAAACATCTGTTAATTAtgtattaaccatttataaatgTATCCTTAATATAAAGGATGGTGGAGAATCCCTTCTGAAAAAggtggaaaggaaaagagaattttCAAGAGCACATTTTTCAAGCCACCTTCTCAAATGTGCCCTGGAGATATACAATAGCTGGAATGAATTACTGTCACATCTATGCACTGCAGTAGCTTCATCTCCTACCTGTCTCAGTCTCATATACATTGCTATGAGTTAATTTTCTCTGATATTAGTTTATCATCTACCTCCTAGAGcttgcattataaaaaaaaaagagacctaATGTACTGTATTTATGTAGAGAAAATAATTGGGTCAAATTCACCACTGATGTAATCCACTTCCagtagggatgaatttggcccatcaaATGCTAAGATGGAGTTAAAGCTGtaaatatatagaaatatattcATGGAAAAAACCTTTATAAAGAGCTGTAATTAAAAAAGCAGTCCAAAGGccaggaaattcacagttaaaATTACAGGTACATCTCCCAATATGGAGGCCTGATGAAATGTACCCACTCCCCTTCTGAAAATAGTCAAAGGCTTCAGTCCTCTGAAGGCCAACAgcttcaggagatctgggttctgttcccagctctaccagAAGCCTGCTGGAtggcattgggcaagtcacttcccaggTATATGCtgcagcttccccatctgtaaaatggacataatgatccttacctcctttgtaaaatacttttgagatctactgatgaaaagtgctagatatagatagataaatatataAGAGCTAGGAATTATTATATGGTGATTTTTGAACTATTACGAGAtagtaaaaaaaattagcaaattctTCAAGGAGTGCAAACACCTTGGATGAAATCTTGACCTTGTTTAAGTCTATGGgtattttgctattgatttcaatggggacaAGTGTTCACTTCTTAATGTTTTTAACTCCTGTTTCTGAAACACTCTGTCTTTTTTGTGTCTGACTTTGCATAAAATCTCTAATGTGGCATGAGACAATATTTGTGCCATTTCATGTGGATTGCTTTAGGTTTTGGCAAAGCTAAAGGTGATTAGGATTGGAAATGGCTATATAAGCAAAACACTAGATTCAACCTTCATAGCAGAGAAGCTATCCATAATGTAGTGAGAGGGAAAAATAAGATATTAATCTCTGTACTTCTGCTTAATATGTGCAGTAAGGGCTCTAGGACACTTGCTTAAGTCTTTATCGGCTAATATAGCCTTCTCTCATGGGCCCAATTCTGACTGTGTTACTCGACCAAAGCTCCCATCAgcttcaacaggagttttgccagagTGTGGGCTGCAGGAGTGGGCCCCTGGTTCCATCTGTGTATCAAAGAAGATGACTTAATTCCTTACTAGAATGAATGTGTCTTTGGCAGAGGGTTCGTTATACAAAGGTGGGCATTCTTCATTCTCCCAGTTGCCCATAGCAAAGATGTATGTCACACCCCCTGTCTGTGGTACTCATTCAGGAGATTAATCAATTAGGCTGATTCTAAATTTTTGTCTTTCCCCTATGTATCTGCATAACTTTTCCCCCATCCTGGGCTTCAGCGGTGAAGGCAGCGTCAGTAATCAAGAGGCAATGATgtctagcagttagagcaggGAATTGTGAGTTGGAAGAATTGGATTCTGTTCCTAGttcttccactgacttgctgtttgaCACTGGGTGAATCACTTAACCATTCCAAACCTCTTTTTCCCAGTTTGTGAAATGGGGATACTAATACCCGGCTTTGGAAagggctttgagaaccactgttgaaaggtgctataaaaaagggaagcatTATTATATTACCCTCCCCATGGATGGAAGAAAATGCTGATTTAAGACTTCAGAACCACTCCATAAGCAGCCACAAGGGTAGTGCAGAAATGCAGTGCATGGCAGGAAGCTATTGACACGGGCCTTTCTCAGCCCTGTGATAGTTGCAACTTCTGTTGTACCTGGTATACCTGCTTACCTCCATGCCTGAACTCGGCCTATTCTTGCCAGTCTCTGGCAGGTTGGAGAGGATGAGTTCCAAGGTCAGCCATGAAACCAATGCCCTGCCCTAACCCTAATACTATCCACTAGGCCCCAGAAGTAATTGGTATGTCCATGACATGAAACAGCAGGATTTTTACAGAGAACCTGCTGTAAATGATCTTCCACATTTGCCTGCAATAACTTGTGAAAGTAGCTTTAATAAAAGGCAGCAGTTGAGTTGATTCATTTTATCCCAGCTATACAATTTGCTGCATTTTAAGATGAATATCCCCTGCCTATTTTTTCAGTCCATTTGAAAGAAAGATAAACTCTCATGGTTCAGGGCACAAACCAAACTCTAACTATCAGGGATAGGAAGAAAGTTCTGTCAGCAGTTTATTCAATAACTTCCCTCTTCAAGATTCCTCTGGTGCATCTGATAGTATTTGGAGACAGGGTACTGAATTCAATGGACCACTGGCCTGATCCAGGATTGAAATCCCTGTGTTCCTAACATGCATGCGGTGTAAACTGGAATGATCAGGAAATTCACACTGAACCAAGCCTGGATCTATCCTCTGCTTTTCCATAAGCAACAGGATATATCCAATAAGCGGCTGTTTAAACAACATTGTGCAATTCTGAGTGTCTCCTTTTTCTTGAGCAATTTTCGCCTCACACAGTTATCATCTTTTTACTTAGTAATTTTTTAGGTATACAATTACTGTATTAAAGTGTGTGAGGAAACTGTAACAATAATATGCTATTAAAGAATGTTAACTAACATTAAACAGTGTACAAACATCATACTGGATTGTCTTTCCTTACAAAACAAAACGACTGAATTATCTGGCCATCTTGTCATTGAttgttcagggtttttttaatgctgGATAAGACAATGGAGATTTGTTTCCAAGTGACGATGGTTATCAGCAATCATCTTGCAGCAATAGGGACTGACCACATCCATAGTGCAAACAGGAGCTTTCTCTGTCTGCTCCACCAGTCATCTGAATTCTGATCCAGCCATCAACTAGGAATCAGAAATAGCTCTGTCTCCATTTTATCTCAGTCCATGCTCTGCTCTCTGGTAGATCCTGCCAACTACACCAAATATCACTGGTGGTTTTGCAATGTGATGTACAAACAGTTCTCACTTATGGGATTGTAAACTGGATGTGAGCCCAGAAAATATGAGTGTTTTTGCCACTACTGAGCCAGCTAGGAAATTTCCTTAGAAAAACCATGGCGTGAACTACAACAAAATACATTGGTTCAAAAATAACTTGTAACTCACACCGtgccaaagcgctttacaaaccTAAACGCTTACTCGCGAAGTGCAGCTTCTCAGCAGGACACAAGCAACACCGCAAATCATTTTAAGCAAGGACGAGTGCAGTGTCCAAGTCAACCATTTCTTGCCAGTTCCAATCTGGTCAGAAGCAAATGTTAGCAGAAGATATTTATGTTTCCAAACACTCTTATACCTACTACTATAATATAGAAAAATATAGACCCAATGGGGTTTAATAGAAAAGAGAAAATCTGAACTGCCTTTTTAGCTCAGTTCTCTGTTGAGGCTAGTGATGGTTAAAAGCTAACAATTTGCCTCTTGTTCCCAAATTAATCCTGTGGAGAATTTGTAGTATAATAATATACCCAGCTCTAACCAGTCCTCTGCTCATTAATTCCACAAAACAGAGTCTCAAGCACACTGAGGCTGAGCATCTGAAAGAGGAATTTGGAAATTAATttcttgttcatttaaaaaatatgttatgCTCCAGCAATTCTTTTTGTCCCTCCACTGCTCTGAGTGGAGGAACTTACTTGTTGCTGGGGAGAGCAGTAGGCAAAGCAAGATCCACAAAACAGATCTAATCCAACCCAACCAAGCAACTAACTTCTCCtttatatttaatactatttCTAAGTTGttcactggctgttttctttcctcCCAGTTCCTTCTTCGTTGGTGACacttgtttttagtaaaagtagtAACAATTTATTTAAGTctaggatagggtgaccagatgtcctgatttcatagggacagtcccaattttggggtctttttcttatataggctcctattatcccctatcccctgtcccaatttttcacatttgctgtctggtcaccctagtctaggACCATAGCTCCCTACAGGACTTTTCAGGCTGCAATGCTCCCAATGTGATGCAAATTCAAGTATCTCCGTGTTGTGTTGGTACAGCCTTGTGGAGTCCTGCACATCCAGGGTCAGGCATTGATTTAATTAGATGTACCTGAATATTTGGATGCTAATttctaaattgtatttttaaatttatttaccgAAATTTTGGttattgctctgtgtgtgtgtgtgcgcgcgcgcgcgcttAATAATGTTTTATGGGAGAAGTATGATGTCATGATGGAGATGTTTGTGGCCAGAGAGTTGTTTGCACCAGCCTGCAGGGTGATGTCGGGGCATCACAAGACACTGACTCCTCCATGTGGGAGCCTGTGCAATGTGATGGGGCAACATGTTGACTTCTTGTGGATCCATGACCTGAGATGTTTTTGGGGCCAATGAGCAGTGGGTGTGAGATACGGGGCTATGGGCCTGCCAGAGGAGAGGGATCCCAGCCCCTTTGGAAGGACAAGACTCCTACAAACTACAGGGCACTCCAACATGGCCACACCCCtgactacatgcatccgacaaagtgggtattcacccactaaagttcatgctccaatacgtcccttagtctataaggtgccacaggactctctgctgctttcacagatccagactaacacggctacccctctgatacccctGAAAAGCACCTTCTCCCTAAGAGTGCAAGAAAGACCCCATGCAACCCCACCCCATCAGCAGCCTTGGGGAACGTGTGCAGCTCGGGAAGCAGAAGGCCGGCCTAAGGCCACCTGCTACAGACCAGCGTGCCACACTCCAAGCCCCTTGGAGCAGACCATGGCGACTACGTGCAAGTGCCCAACTCTGTGTTACCCATATCCCAGCAAGCAACAATCTACCGCTAAGAGGCCCATGGGaactacagatcccagcatgcaacaCTCCACCTCTAAGGGACCCCTGGGaactacaggtcccagcatgccacGCGCCCGCCTTCGTGCCGTGCCTTGCCGCTTTGCATGCTGGGCGATTCGGTCTCTGCACATCCCACCCCAGGGCTTTCTCGCTGCGCAGGCGCGGTGTCTCATCCCTTGGCCCGTGTCCGGCCGCAGCGGGAGGCCCAGGAGCGAGCCGCGGAGGCCATGGCGCTGAACAGGAACCACTCGGAGGGCGGCGGCGTGATTGTCAATAACAGCGAGAGGTGGGagcccccccttttccctgggggGCCGTTACCAGTGGGCAGTTCGAAGGGGGGGTCACGTGGTCCCCCCCGTGTGGCTgggtgagatcagggcccccaccCTGCTAGCAAGCGCCGCGTGGCTCACCAGCCCCGTCCCCCCCACTGCtggcgcccccccgccccatggcagCTCCATCGCCacgccccctcccgcccccgctcACCCGCTGCCGCCTGCCTGCACATACCTGCCCGGGCGCGCTGCCCGGTAGTTGGGGCTCAGGCTCATCCCTCTTGCCCTGTTCCTTGTGCGGCAGAGGTGGCAACCCTCCTTTTGGGAGCTTGTGGGCTGCCATGGTGAcctctgggcagcagcaggaaTGGAGCCCCAGGTCCTTGCAGAGCCTGCTCCTTCCCATCGTACTGTGCTGCTGGCGCTGGCTCGGCAGATTCGCCTGTCCAGAGCTGGTGCTGGcgctgctgggagctgtgctctttCCTGGGTAGATCATCTAGTGCAATGGACCCCAGGCAGCATCCATCTCCCACCCCTCTCCACCTGCTCTGACTGTCAGAACTCAGACTCTAGTGGGGTTTAAATCCGTGTATCCCTCTCTGCCATTCAACAATCTTGTGCCCTTCGAAAGTTgctctttccttttgcttttgttATTTTGTTAGTGGAGGTTGTCCTTCTCTAACATAGAGAGCACCCCTGTTCTGCTACAGCAGGGTACTTTACTTCTCATGGCTCCTGTCCTCTGGGGCCTGTCCAACACTCAGTTTTTGTACAATTTTTCTGCTGAAGCCTGTTCTACACGTGGATTTCACTACTTCGATTAGGAGTGGGATCTCACACCAATATAGTTTAATCCAGGTAACCACTTGCTATCATGGACGCAGTTATACCTGTATAAAGGACgtataactgcatccactctaggagttgcactgatttaacttaCCGGTTTCTAAATCAAAATAGCTAAatctgggagctgcgggggcagtatgtggagccccctggctgcccctatgcatagaagTTGGAGCGGGGACATGCCACTACTTCTGAGAGCTGTGTGGGGTGGGATGAGTCCTGGACCCCTTCCCCGGCGGGAGCTCAAGGGacggattaaaacatctggagggctggatgcggtccccgggccatagtttgcccaccctgataCAGGCCATCAAATTTACACAAACTGCTCCTCTGGATCAAGTCCTAATAATGTGCCTCTTCTTTCCTTTGCTTGTTGGTAGCATTTTGATGACCTATGACCACGTAGAAATTGCATTCAGTGATATGGAAAACATGCCAGATGCCTTCAGAGGGACCAAGAAAGGAAGTGTCTTCTTGACTCCATTTAGAGTAAGTAGTTTTCATAATGGGATCGGACACTTTAATAGAGAGTGGCAGAGAAACCTTCCTGGTTCCTGAAAGTATGGTTATCTAGCAACCCTTGAAAATGGATGATCTTTGGATCTCAGCGGCATTATGAATGCATTGTAAATACTTTGTCAAAAGACATAAATACTGATTAGTTCCTGCAAGCAGCTGTGTAGCCTGGCAAGGATCATCAGGAACTGAAAAGCAAATGCTTAATGCATCAGTTAAACTAATAATCATAACCATCTGGAGAGCAGCAAGCTGACTAGAAATCAGGAGGAGAGAGATCATAGCTAGTGTATGCTTCTGGAAGGCACATCACATTATTGCCTCATAGCCTCAGCTTTCAGGCGTCTTTCTGCTGTTCTGGAGATCTTGTGACCTGCAGGGCTGATTTAAAGCTCCAGGCGTGGGAAGCAGTTTCAGCTCATTGAGCTCCATTTTCTCACAGTAAATTGTCTCTATGCTTCATGCTTGTTTCAAATGTCGCTTACTATGAGTTTGCTCCTTTTCCCTGCAGGTTATTTTTGTGTCCAAGGGAAAGGATCCTATGCAGTCTTTCATGATGcccttttatttaataaaagattGTGAGATTAAACAGCCTGTCTTTGGAGCAAATTATATCAAGGGGACAGTGAAAGCAGAGACAGGAGGTATGTAATTTTTGGTTACAGTAATGCTAAGATAGTTACCTAGCATCAGATTCAGAGAAATATCAAGTTTAGGCATTGAGCTAAAGTGGGTATTATCCAAATGGCTTAGTATTCAAtactattaaaatgtatttctttaaaaaccGTAAGAAAAAAtgtctctcctttccttttctccctgTCCAGTTACAATGAATTGGTCTGTTCCAGAAACTGATCTAATTTCCACTCTCTGTTCCGAATGTTAAAGTTCAATTGGCGAAATGATCTCATTGACGAAACATCCTTAAGTGGCTCATAACAGAGAGAAGGTCATGGCAGCAATGTTCTAAGGGATGTCGATAAGCTATGGCCTGTTGAGATAACCCGTTCAATCCCTGTCCAGATGATTCTTTGCTAAACTTCTCTGCTTCTTCCTAAATCCACATTCACTTTCAGACAAGTAACCAGAAACAGTTGTCCATCACAAATCTCTTGTGTAGCTCAAGGAAAGGTTGTGTTATTGCCACAAGACACTTTAGTAGTAAAAACCATCTCATGTCACTTTATTTTAACAGGAAACTGAATAAATGGGCATTACATGTTCTATTTCAGGCTTGAAAGGGAAGAAGCAATCTTGAAACTGGGGAGGCTGGTTTTAAAGGGGAACTTACATACTTGAGTGAACCTGGAGAGACGGGGAAAAGATTTGTACAAATACATATTTACCCAGTGCTACTTGTGTTCCTTCTTcactgggtatggctacactcgcacttcaaagggctgccgcggcagcgctttgaagtttcgagtgtggtcgcagcgccagcgctgggagagagctctcccagtgctgcacgtactccacatcctctacgggtgtagcttgccgcgctgggagccacgcttccagcactgcggcactgtttacactgaggctttatagcgctgtatcttgcagcgctcaggggggtgtttttttcacacccctgagcgcgaaagttgcagtgctgtaaagcgccagtgtagccatggccactGTTACTGGAAACCTGTAATTTGATAAcctctctcatccccagctcgATTTCTTTTGCTTACTCTGGCACTGAAGTCATAATCCTGTGCTTAGGACACCACAATCTGTGATCCTGGAAATCAGCATTATAGCTTCTGTGCAGGATCAAAAAGGACAAACCAGCCTGTGAGGGGGTGCACACAGTGAGAACAAACCCTGAAAACCATGTCAAAGACAAAAAGATTTGCCTAAAATCTGTGTGAGCCTTTCCCAGAGGAGTTCTCCTTTAATAGGAATGTTACTATAACGCACACAAGCATCTCAGGTTTAGTTCACAAAGTAATTTAATTTTCCTATTCTACCACTGACACTGATTCATCTCTGATGTGGTGCTGGGATGTTTGGGctgctcttgtttgtttttttttaagcctgaAACGTCACTCATATTTTTTTATCCTATCCTAGAACATCTTTCTTGGACTCTGTAGTAGCTTTAAATTGCCCAGGTCTTTCATACCATTTATGCTGTTTGCTCCATTGGGTACTCAACACTCCTGTCTAATTTATAGCTAATGATTGACTAGCTGTAAAGGCTTTTTAGCAAACTGGATTAACACAATCCTTGTTTTCTGCACTAATCCTGTACTGAACCAGAGCAAATCTCATGCTGCTGGTGTCATTGCCAATCACTGACAGACTATGACAATAGGCACAACTTCAGCAACCTCTGATTCGTGCTCCAACTTCAGGTACCCCTTGACCTGAAACACCCATGGCCAACGTGTATTTTTCTAATCAGAGCATAATTATGCCGATCCTGTCCTTTTACTGCAGGCTTTTAAGATATTTGGGACAAAGCTAAAGTACTTTAATGTGGTATGTCTATATAGATCCCTCACACACAACAACAATTGCCTCATAGCAGGGAGGCTAAATAACATTGAAAAAGATTCTCCTCTTTCAGttgatttattttcttctctgcagGTGGCTGGGAAGGATCTGTAACGTTCAAGATGACTTTTTCTGCTGGGGGTGCAATTGAGTTTGGACAGCGTATGCTGCAAGTGGCATCTCAAGGTACTGAAAGTTTTGGTTTTAACAAGAAGGCATAATCAGGTaatgggagaggaggagctggctcTTTTGTGTCGGCTTGTTACAAGCATAGGGTGCATGTGTCCTTCTTAGAATAAGGTATGGCAGGATgggttaaaatatttttgaatttcagCCGGTAACGGGATTTCACttgctttttcttaaaaaaataaaataaaaaaaaaatcattaattttacTCATCTGGTCAGTTGTAGATCTGCTTAGCCTATTGCACTCGTCTCCGAGTTTGTCTGGTTTACTGCTGTGAAGAGGTCGGATCTGTCCTGACCATGATTCAGTCCTTGTGGATCTGGTAGAATCAACTTGCTTTTGTTTTCACAGCCTCTAGAGGGGAAGCTCCCAGTGGAGCATATGGTTATTCCTACATGCCGAATGGAGCTTACGCCTTTGCGCCACCTGCAGCCAATGGGGTGTACGGTCCCCCTCCACCAGGATACCCctacccaccaccacctcctggtGAGTCTGTGAATTGAATAAGGAAATCTTTCCAGTGACCAAATCAAAGC
Proteins encoded in this window:
- the WBP2 gene encoding WW domain-binding protein 2 isoform X2; translated protein: MLGDSVSAHPTPGLSRCAGAVSHPLARVRPQREAQERAAEAMALNRNHSEGGGVIVNNSESILMTYDHVEIAFSDMENMPDAFRGTKKGSVFLTPFRVIFVSKGKDPMQSFMMPFYLIKDCEIKQPVFGANYIKGTVKAETGGGWEGSVTFKMTFSAGGAIEFGQRMLQVASQASRGEAPSGAYGYSYMPNGAYAFAPPAANGVYGPPPPGYPYPPPPPEFYPGPPMMDGAIGYMQPPPPPYPGPMEPPVSGPDLPSTPAGPASPSSLLPTRGQEDPIS
- the WBP2 gene encoding WW domain-binding protein 2 isoform X1, with protein sequence MLGDSVSAHPTPGLSRCAGAVSHPLARVRPQREAQERAAEAMALNRNHSEGGGVIVNNSESILMTYDHVEIAFSDMENMPDAFRGTKKGSVFLTPFRVIFVSKGKDPMQSFMMPFYLIKDCEIKQPVFGANYIKGTVKAETGGGWEGSVTFKMTFSAGGAIEFGQRMLQVASQASRGEAPSGAYGYSYMPNGAYAFAPPAANGVYGPPPPGYPYPPPPPEFYPGPPMMDGAIGYMQPPPPPYPGPMEPPVSGPDLPSTPAAEAKAAEAAASAYYSPVNPHNVYMPTDQPPPPPYFPPEDKKTQ